The proteins below are encoded in one region of Candidatus Polarisedimenticolia bacterium:
- a CDS encoding fused MFS/spermidine synthase yields the protein MKSGPPAAGDRAARPAGKGARGPFPLHDDAPTHRRMVRFLFALSGASALVYEVIWTKRLTLVVGVSTFSLSIVLAAFLCGLALGSLLFGRKAAQWSRPLRAYAALELGVAAGALALHLVLPGLESAYAGLHRHLGASLAAVRLVRIVICFLALLPPTLLMGGTLPILCQREVARGETLPASLAGLYAVNTLGGAAGTLLAGFVLIERLGLTGTLLVAVLLNLLAAAAAWTLDAAEAGGAPGRDHPGRSGEMPRGGRSPGEAGALDRRGRAVLLGVFALSGFAALSFEILWTRSLNIFLRSGFVYSFTLMLATFLLGIVLGSWIFHRFLDPRGVAGLLGFAALEIAVGAWGLLSIPLLTRAASLPEAVSKSLGSGEYSWGEWTLAWIFASVMVLIVPSTLMGILFPLAGRLFVIPARAGSGVGALYAANTAGCVAGAAVTGFLLIPRFGTLESLRLISILNLACAALPLLAVRGAGGARRSRRALALSAAALVALGGLLLPSGLIRSRIIASRPGRNLLFAEGAAGLVEVYERRGVEGNSYRKLYFNGTSYAGTTQSGRRYHRLLGHLPALLHPRPRTGLVIGFGSGMTFGAMMLDARIERVDCAELSPEVLRAGSLFARDNGGARDDPKGRIILGDGREHLLITTERYDLITLEPPPPRFAGVVNLYSEDFYRLCRSRIRNGGLMAQWIPMHSHSVPEMRNLVRSFLEVFPEATFWAPTPRDGILVGSVAPVPVSAAELRARMAAPRVAADLASIDVPDLGALLGSLLLDAPALAAYVRDARSITDDRPTIEYFAAFDLVEHPGHLEDVLRNGINPARWLEAAGGGAPLSLSAAEVRHLQAMQRLLLGAVAGDRGDLEGKRREYAAALGLHPESIFLRRLNRVGPGGDD from the coding sequence TTGAAATCGGGCCCCCCGGCGGCCGGAGACCGGGCGGCCCGGCCCGCCGGGAAAGGCGCCCGGGGCCCCTTCCCCCTCCACGACGACGCTCCGACTCACCGCAGGATGGTCCGTTTCCTGTTCGCCCTCTCCGGGGCGAGCGCCTTGGTCTACGAAGTCATCTGGACCAAGCGTCTCACCCTGGTCGTCGGCGTGAGCACCTTCAGCCTGAGCATCGTCCTCGCGGCGTTTCTTTGCGGTCTGGCGCTGGGCAGCCTCCTGTTCGGCAGGAAGGCGGCCCAATGGAGCCGGCCGCTACGCGCGTATGCCGCCCTGGAGCTGGGCGTCGCCGCCGGCGCCCTGGCGCTTCACCTGGTTCTTCCCGGGCTCGAAAGCGCCTACGCCGGGCTGCACCGGCACCTCGGCGCATCGCTTGCGGCCGTCCGGCTCGTCCGGATCGTGATCTGCTTTCTCGCCCTTCTGCCGCCGACCCTGCTGATGGGCGGAACGCTGCCGATTCTCTGCCAGCGCGAGGTTGCGCGCGGCGAGACGCTGCCCGCGAGCCTGGCCGGCTTGTACGCCGTGAACACCTTGGGCGGCGCCGCCGGCACGCTCTTGGCGGGGTTCGTCCTCATCGAGCGACTGGGGCTCACCGGGACGCTCCTGGTCGCCGTCCTCCTCAATCTGCTGGCGGCCGCCGCGGCCTGGACGCTCGACGCCGCGGAGGCGGGCGGCGCCCCCGGCCGGGATCATCCGGGGCGCTCCGGAGAAATGCCCCGCGGCGGGCGCTCGCCGGGGGAGGCCGGAGCTCTCGATCGGCGCGGGCGCGCCGTCCTGCTCGGCGTCTTCGCCCTCTCCGGCTTCGCGGCGCTCTCCTTCGAGATCCTCTGGACCCGCTCTCTGAACATCTTTCTCCGCAGCGGCTTCGTCTATTCCTTCACCCTCATGCTCGCCACGTTTCTTCTCGGGATCGTCCTGGGGAGCTGGATCTTCCACCGCTTCCTCGATCCACGCGGCGTCGCCGGGCTGCTCGGGTTCGCGGCCCTCGAGATCGCCGTCGGCGCCTGGGGCCTTCTTTCGATTCCCCTGCTGACCCGCGCGGCGTCGCTGCCCGAAGCGGTCTCGAAGTCCCTCGGATCGGGGGAGTATTCCTGGGGCGAATGGACGCTGGCCTGGATCTTCGCGTCCGTCATGGTCCTGATCGTCCCCTCGACGCTTATGGGGATCCTGTTCCCGCTCGCCGGCAGGCTCTTCGTGATTCCGGCGCGCGCCGGCAGCGGGGTGGGAGCCTTGTATGCGGCGAACACCGCGGGATGCGTGGCGGGGGCCGCGGTCACCGGCTTCCTCCTGATCCCGCGCTTCGGCACCCTGGAGAGTCTGCGGCTGATCTCCATCTTGAACCTGGCGTGCGCGGCGCTGCCGCTGCTGGCAGTTCGCGGCGCCGGAGGGGCCCGGCGCTCGCGCCGCGCCCTGGCGCTTTCGGCCGCCGCGCTCGTCGCCCTGGGAGGCCTGCTCCTTCCCTCCGGACTGATCCGATCGCGGATCATCGCGTCGCGCCCCGGGCGCAATCTGCTGTTCGCCGAAGGGGCGGCCGGATTGGTGGAAGTCTACGAACGGCGGGGAGTGGAGGGGAACTCCTATCGGAAGCTCTATTTCAACGGCACTTCCTACGCGGGAACCACCCAGAGCGGCCGGCGCTACCACCGTCTTCTGGGGCATCTCCCGGCGTTGCTCCATCCCCGGCCGAGAACCGGGCTGGTCATCGGCTTCGGCAGCGGGATGACCTTCGGCGCCATGATGCTGGACGCGCGGATCGAGCGGGTCGACTGCGCCGAGCTGTCCCCCGAGGTGCTCCGGGCCGGCTCGCTCTTCGCGCGGGACAACGGCGGAGCCCGCGACGACCCGAAAGGGAGGATCATCCTGGGCGACGGCCGCGAGCATCTCCTGATCACCACGGAGCGCTACGACCTCATCACCCTGGAGCCGCCGCCGCCGCGGTTCGCCGGCGTCGTCAACCTCTACTCCGAGGATTTCTACCGCCTGTGCCGCTCCCGAATCCGGAACGGGGGCCTGATGGCGCAGTGGATCCCGATGCACAGCCACAGCGTCCCGGAGATGCGCAACCTCGTGCGCTCCTTCCTCGAGGTCTTTCCGGAGGCGACGTTCTGGGCGCCGACGCCCCGGGACGGGATCCTGGTCGGCTCGGTCGCTCCCGTCCCGGTCAGCGCCGCAGAGCTGCGCGCCCGCATGGCGGCGCCGCGCGTCGCGGCCGATCTGGCGTCGATCGACGTCCCCGATCTCGGGGCCCTTCTCGGCTCGCTCCTCCTCGACGCCCCGGCCCTCGCCGCCTACGTCCGGGACGCCCGATCGATCACCGACGATCGCCCCACCATCGAATACTTCGCGGCGTTCGATCTGGTCGAGCATCCGGGACACCTGGAGGACGTCCTCCGGAATGGGATCAATCCGGCCCGGTGGCTCGAGGCCGCCGGCGGCGGGGCGCCGCTCTCCTTGAGCGCCGCGGAGGTGCGGCACCTCCAGGCGATGCAGCGGCTGCTGCTCGGCGCGGTGGCGGGGGATCGGGGAGACCTGGAAGGGAAGCGCCGGGAATATGCCGCGGCGCTCGGCCTCCATCCCGAGTCGATCTTTCTGCGCCGTCTGAACCGGGTGGGCCCCGGGGGCGACGACTAG
- a CDS encoding DUF1054 family protein encodes MTASFRFPGFSPEDFAAFRIADRARRREEILRLLHPKLSALGEDILADFRRRGIEGLHPHLPQLNWPPGYQPFCTWLALSSHPHRYQQLAQLNVGIHQPYVAVRLGFDTAGEGFGRFLFLMSHGDLPRVLARIAVPAGLRCRVYRTAPWPEGSRAVFDSGEDFLKGVQAAERAGGNWLEVGKIFTRRDFGSALARADFAATAAGILLTLYPIFRRLAGP; translated from the coding sequence ATGACCGCCTCGTTCCGGTTTCCCGGCTTCTCTCCTGAGGATTTCGCCGCTTTCCGGATTGCCGACCGCGCGCGCCGCCGCGAGGAGATTCTCCGGCTCCTCCACCCGAAGCTGTCGGCGCTCGGCGAGGACATCCTGGCCGATTTCCGCCGGCGCGGGATCGAGGGGCTTCACCCGCACCTTCCCCAGCTGAACTGGCCGCCGGGCTACCAGCCCTTCTGCACCTGGCTCGCCCTCTCCTCGCACCCGCATCGTTACCAGCAGCTCGCCCAGCTCAACGTCGGGATTCACCAGCCCTACGTTGCGGTGCGGCTGGGATTCGACACCGCCGGGGAAGGCTTCGGCCGCTTCCTCTTCCTCATGTCGCATGGCGACCTCCCGCGGGTCCTCGCCCGGATCGCGGTCCCCGCCGGGCTGCGCTGCCGGGTCTACCGCACGGCCCCCTGGCCGGAAGGGTCGCGGGCGGTCTTCGATTCCGGAGAGGACTTCCTCAAAGGAGTGCAGGCGGCCGAGCGCGCCGGGGGGAACTGGCTGGAGGTGGGGAAGATCTTCACGCGGCGGGACTTCGGATCGGCGCTGGCGCGCGCCGATTTCGCGGCGACGGCCGCCGGCATCCTGCTGACGCTGTATCCGATTTTCAGACGGCTGGCGGGGCCGTGA
- a CDS encoding TlpA disulfide reductase family protein: MNLPRRSQSNFLALVALVAALGSFRCSGGATAPASPASSSSKEIRLNFSLPTPGGAPVDLKKFDGSIRVVDFWATWCPPCREAIPSLNALHRKYKEQGVNILGVSVDENPKVLAAFDQEVHIEYTSLMSSRDAEEAFGGVAGLPTTFVLDRQGRVFQSYVGPVDRETLEGDIRSLLAAR; the protein is encoded by the coding sequence ATGAATCTACCCCGGCGCTCCCAGTCCAACTTCTTGGCGCTCGTCGCTCTGGTCGCGGCGCTCGGCTCGTTCCGGTGCTCGGGCGGAGCCACCGCCCCCGCCTCGCCGGCTTCTTCGTCGTCGAAGGAGATCCGCCTGAACTTCTCGCTGCCGACGCCCGGCGGTGCCCCGGTGGATCTGAAGAAGTTCGACGGGAGCATCCGCGTCGTCGATTTCTGGGCCACGTGGTGTCCCCCGTGCCGGGAGGCGATCCCTTCGCTGAACGCGCTGCACCGCAAGTACAAGGAACAAGGGGTGAACATCCTGGGAGTCTCGGTCGACGAGAATCCGAAAGTGCTGGCGGCCTTCGACCAGGAGGTTCACATCGAATACACCTCGCTGATGAGCAGCCGCGACGCCGAGGAGGCCTTCGGCGGCGTGGCCGGACTGCCGACGACTTTCGTCCTGGACCGCCAGGGGCGCGTCTTCCAAAGTTACGTCGGCCCGGTCGACCGGGAGACCCTGGAAGGGGACATCCGGTCGCTGCTCGCCGCCCGGTAG
- a CDS encoding heavy metal-associated domain-containing protein — translation MPAARFAPLSGRESAVILIRKHFFLGLGFAGAFSLASAAVREVDLVVEGMKCPLCARGIRESLVRLPGVGSVEADLESGRVKIAAMPGHSLDFQGIRTRVERWGFQIVPEPVIVRAVGTIQHGPRDRLMFHVLGNDQEFDLLEGEELRRLLSKLPPSGAPRVALTARLHAQPEHLPATLSVLSYEVSPR, via the coding sequence ATGCCTGCAGCCCGGTTCGCGCCCCTTTCCGGGCGGGAGTCGGCCGTTATCCTGATTCGCAAGCATTTTTTCCTCGGTCTGGGCTTCGCCGGCGCCTTCTCGCTCGCCTCGGCGGCCGTGCGCGAGGTCGATTTGGTCGTCGAGGGGATGAAGTGTCCTCTCTGCGCGCGCGGCATCCGGGAATCGCTCGTCCGGCTGCCGGGCGTGGGAAGCGTCGAGGCCGATCTCGAAAGCGGCCGGGTGAAGATCGCGGCGATGCCGGGACACTCCCTGGACTTTCAAGGGATTCGAACGCGAGTGGAGAGATGGGGCTTTCAAATCGTTCCCGAGCCGGTGATCGTCCGGGCCGTAGGCACGATCCAGCACGGACCCCGGGACCGGCTGATGTTCCACGTCCTGGGAAACGATCAGGAGTTCGATCTCCTGGAAGGCGAGGAGCTCCGGCGGCTCCTGTCGAAGCTCCCTCCCTCCGGCGCCCCGCGGGTGGCGCTGACCGCCCGGCTGCACGCGCAGCCGGAGCATCTGCCCGCCACCCTTTCCGTCCTGAGCTACGAGGTCAGCCCACGATGA
- a CDS encoding tetratricopeptide repeat protein, which translates to MRLLYLFEYRARSIFYGRLMLDAQVYDLWAGRIAAGEWLAGPAFYHAPLYPYLLAFFFRILGHHYLPVYLFQIGLGIGVLYLVIRIGRQCASAGAGILAGALLVLYAPLPFFETKLMSTSLGVALSVASLALLADAWRKGGATRWLAAGVSVGLAALAHPASLLLAPVFAGALLFRAGGLRPAGALAAGTILALAPATLHNFRSGGGFLPISSQGGITFLQGNLPASRGLYRPVEGFTGSPLSQEAEEKAIAEKAVGRKLSASEVSGYWFRQGLDVIRDHPGEFLGLLQLKLLRWLSSYEYSTEYSLALERRQVSVLWLFFVPFGFLAAGAAAGAWMARREIARLAPVYLYLLATAAPPLLFYVSSRYRIAVVPALAILAGIAAERIGARLRQGALLDALPAALAVAAAGALTLIPYGRDHLFQEANVHYNQGNLYYDLADYDRAIEEYRQALAVSDFEFYRINLGNALTRKGRFEEAIDQYRQVTLRKPRFAKAYIQWAKTLAEQGRTEEALEQYRKALSLGTASPDLEAKLRQAGVSQGAGDVDAARRAVAAEPGSASLRNTLGIVLQKKGSFDEAEKEYRAAAALDPSYEKPHFNLGLLLEARGKTAEALGEFETAARLNPGYARAHVKAGELLLARGDRKAARRHLDAALAAEPGNADAAALKRRLEERP; encoded by the coding sequence ATGCGCCTGCTCTACCTTTTCGAGTACCGCGCCCGGAGCATCTTCTACGGCCGTCTGATGCTGGACGCGCAGGTCTACGACCTCTGGGCCGGGCGGATCGCGGCGGGAGAATGGCTCGCCGGTCCCGCCTTCTACCACGCTCCTCTTTATCCCTACCTGCTGGCGTTCTTCTTCAGGATCCTGGGACACCACTATCTCCCCGTCTACCTCTTCCAGATCGGGCTGGGGATCGGCGTCCTCTACCTGGTGATCCGGATCGGCCGGCAGTGCGCCTCCGCCGGCGCCGGAATCCTGGCGGGCGCGCTGCTCGTCCTTTATGCCCCGCTTCCCTTCTTCGAGACCAAGCTCATGTCGACGAGTCTCGGCGTGGCACTCTCCGTCGCCTCGCTGGCTCTGCTGGCCGACGCCTGGCGGAAGGGCGGCGCGACACGCTGGCTGGCCGCGGGGGTGTCGGTCGGGCTGGCGGCGCTGGCCCATCCGGCGTCGCTTCTTCTCGCGCCGGTCTTCGCCGGCGCGCTCCTGTTCCGAGCGGGGGGCCTGCGGCCGGCCGGAGCCCTCGCCGCCGGGACGATCCTGGCGCTGGCGCCCGCCACTCTCCACAACTTTCGCTCCGGGGGCGGCTTCCTCCCGATCTCCTCGCAGGGCGGAATCACGTTCCTGCAAGGCAACCTGCCCGCCTCGCGCGGACTCTACCGCCCGGTGGAGGGCTTCACCGGCTCGCCGCTCTCCCAGGAGGCCGAGGAGAAGGCGATCGCCGAGAAGGCGGTCGGGCGGAAGCTTTCGGCCTCCGAAGTCTCGGGCTACTGGTTTCGCCAGGGGCTGGACGTCATCCGCGATCATCCCGGAGAGTTCCTCGGCCTCTTGCAGCTGAAACTGCTGCGCTGGCTTTCGAGCTACGAATACTCGACCGAATACAGCCTCGCCCTCGAGCGCCGGCAGGTGTCCGTCTTGTGGCTCTTCTTCGTCCCCTTCGGATTCCTGGCGGCCGGGGCGGCGGCCGGCGCCTGGATGGCGCGGCGAGAGATCGCCCGTCTCGCTCCCGTCTATCTCTACCTGCTGGCGACCGCGGCTCCTCCCCTGCTCTTCTACGTCTCCTCGCGCTACAGGATCGCGGTCGTCCCGGCCCTGGCGATCCTCGCCGGCATCGCCGCCGAGAGGATCGGCGCGCGGCTGCGGCAAGGGGCGCTGCTCGACGCCCTGCCGGCGGCCCTGGCCGTCGCAGCTGCCGGAGCCTTGACCTTGATCCCTTACGGCCGGGATCACCTCTTCCAGGAAGCCAACGTCCATTACAACCAGGGGAACCTCTACTACGACCTCGCGGATTACGATCGGGCGATCGAGGAATACCGGCAGGCTCTCGCCGTGAGCGATTTCGAGTTCTACCGAATCAACCTCGGAAACGCGCTGACCCGGAAGGGGCGTTTCGAGGAGGCGATCGACCAGTACCGGCAGGTGACGCTCCGGAAACCGCGCTTCGCCAAGGCCTACATCCAATGGGCCAAGACGCTCGCGGAGCAAGGCAGGACGGAAGAGGCCCTGGAGCAGTACCGGAAGGCGCTCTCCTTGGGGACGGCGAGTCCGGATCTCGAGGCGAAGCTGCGGCAAGCCGGCGTCTCGCAAGGCGCCGGCGACGTCGACGCCGCCCGCCGGGCCGTCGCGGCGGAGCCCGGCAGCGCCAGCCTGCGCAACACGCTCGGGATCGTTCTTCAGAAGAAAGGGAGCTTCGACGAGGCCGAGAAGGAGTACCGCGCCGCGGCGGCGCTCGATCCTTCCTATGAGAAGCCGCACTTCAACCTCGGGCTCCTGCTGGAGGCGCGCGGCAAGACGGCGGAGGCGCTGGGCGAGTTCGAAACGGCCGCCCGGCTGAATCCCGGCTACGCGCGGGCCCACGTCAAGGCGGGGGAGCTGCTCCTGGCGCGGGGAGACCGCAAAGCGGCGCGCCGCCACCTCGACGCGGCGCTGGCCGCCGAGCCCGGGAACGCCGACGCGGCGGCGCTGAAGAGGCGGCTCGAGGAACGGCCTTGA
- a CDS encoding flippase activity-associated protein Agl23 → MTVAERRAAPRPARGAPWIFAALLAAGCLLRLADLENRPLHGDEAVGALLSAQFRDSGSLLYESSNRHGPFQYFAGGAALAVGGDSTFWIRFPFALAGCLLPLALLPLRRQLTDPGWILAAGLLIFSPSFVYYSRYAIQEIDFALASALFLACGAACAARARPGVIAGFVLSGALMVTIKETFVVVWGCAAIALALGAAAGGPRFRAAVRQFAAEILRRPRILAGVLFGGVLIVTAAYTDFFRSGAGLKNLLRNLAEMIAVGASGKDAAILHAHPPSFYLALLGRYEWLIVSLALAGAWLALRTGRPLALFLTLDAAALTAVHLALPYKTPWLLLTPLLPMAILGGGAGARLLAALQKAGGARLALPAAALLALLPLPRTLLLNFVHPADPVAEPLVYHQTGEEAMQLVREIRATIPRLEAGSFPQAIVCLPYPWPIAWYLKDEPGVLYQRTALPAEPPESLAALPLLVTLDRADPKFLKVFTGLSRVPAFSLPGHVSRSYVLVPPDYVVARLWVRSDLAAPAPGH, encoded by the coding sequence TTGACGGTCGCCGAACGGCGCGCCGCCCCCCGCCCCGCCCGCGGCGCGCCCTGGATCTTCGCGGCGCTCCTGGCGGCGGGATGCCTCCTGCGGCTCGCCGATCTCGAGAACCGGCCGCTGCACGGCGACGAGGCGGTGGGAGCGCTCCTCTCCGCTCAATTCCGCGACAGCGGCTCCCTCCTCTACGAATCGTCCAATCGCCACGGTCCCTTCCAATACTTCGCCGGAGGAGCCGCCCTGGCCGTGGGCGGCGATTCGACCTTCTGGATCCGCTTCCCCTTCGCCCTGGCGGGGTGCCTTCTGCCGCTCGCCCTCCTTCCCCTCCGGCGGCAGCTCACCGATCCCGGTTGGATTCTGGCGGCCGGGCTCCTGATCTTCTCCCCCTCGTTCGTCTATTACTCGCGCTACGCCATCCAGGAGATCGATTTCGCGCTGGCGAGCGCCTTGTTCCTGGCGTGCGGCGCCGCATGCGCCGCCCGCGCCAGACCCGGCGTGATCGCCGGCTTCGTGCTCTCGGGCGCCTTGATGGTGACGATCAAAGAGACGTTCGTCGTCGTTTGGGGATGCGCCGCCATCGCCCTCGCGCTGGGAGCGGCGGCCGGCGGCCCCCGGTTCCGCGCCGCGGTTCGCCAGTTCGCCGCGGAGATTCTCCGCCGTCCCCGGATCCTGGCGGGCGTGCTCTTCGGCGGCGTCTTGATCGTCACCGCGGCCTACACCGATTTCTTCCGGAGCGGCGCTGGCCTGAAGAACCTCCTCCGCAACCTCGCGGAGATGATCGCGGTGGGAGCTTCCGGCAAGGACGCGGCGATCCTGCACGCCCATCCGCCCTCGTTCTACCTGGCGCTCCTCGGCCGCTACGAATGGCTGATCGTCTCTCTGGCCCTCGCCGGCGCCTGGCTCGCGCTGCGAACCGGTAGACCGCTCGCGCTCTTCCTGACGCTGGACGCGGCCGCCCTCACCGCGGTGCACCTGGCGCTTCCGTACAAGACGCCCTGGCTCCTGCTGACGCCGCTGCTGCCGATGGCAATCCTCGGCGGCGGCGCGGGAGCGCGGCTGCTCGCGGCGCTGCAGAAGGCCGGAGGCGCGCGGCTGGCGCTTCCCGCCGCCGCGCTCCTGGCGCTTCTCCCCCTGCCGCGCACGCTCCTGTTGAATTTCGTCCATCCCGCGGATCCCGTCGCCGAGCCGCTCGTCTATCACCAGACGGGCGAGGAGGCGATGCAGCTCGTCCGCGAGATCCGCGCGACGATCCCCCGCCTCGAGGCGGGCTCCTTTCCGCAGGCGATCGTCTGCCTTCCTTATCCCTGGCCGATCGCCTGGTACCTCAAGGACGAGCCCGGGGTCCTGTATCAGCGCACCGCGCTGCCCGCCGAGCCTCCTGAATCGCTGGCCGCTCTCCCGCTCCTGGTAACGCTCGACCGGGCCGACCCGAAATTCCTGAAGGTCTTCACCGGGCTCTCCCGCGTCCCGGCTTTCTCTCTTCCCGGCCACGTCAGCCGCTCCTACGTCCTGGTCCCGCCCGATTATGTCGTCGCGCGCCTTTGGGTCCGCTCCGACCTCGCCGCCCCCGCTCCCGGCCACTGA
- a CDS encoding PP2C family protein-serine/threonine phosphatase yields the protein MDESKKSASAPPAPIPGTGHKAWYRKLERTLGAIERSHSVSQMLSEALVSIVRDFQAELGVVGGRLYERKGARYVLTHQTGKSRAPLGYKIPIHYAPIKEMLRSGYLLMSESDPGFDPRIEDVVGVKVFAAILVGEHDEYVISFTLRGQILKGRTSYALNTIRHVINLKLREQALFDLLLEAREIQVSLLPKTPPKFGRFDIHGRSVPAEVVGGDLYDFLPVSEETLGLAIADASGHGLPAALQARDVIIGLRMGMAEDLKIVKTLERLNRVIHRSALASKFVSLFYGELDALGNFIYSNCGHPAPLLLHRNRFRELSEGGPVLGPSLGIRYMRGYVALRPGDVLILYTDGVSEAMDAADDEFGVGRIRDLVVENAARPAADIVDRIFVAVQDHSRLKTPRDDQTVVAVRAR from the coding sequence ATGGACGAATCCAAGAAGTCAGCGTCTGCGCCGCCCGCGCCGATCCCGGGCACGGGACACAAAGCCTGGTACCGGAAACTCGAAAGAACTCTCGGCGCCATCGAGCGGTCCCACTCCGTCTCCCAGATGCTCTCGGAAGCGCTCGTCTCGATCGTGCGCGACTTTCAAGCCGAGCTGGGAGTGGTGGGCGGGCGCCTCTACGAGAGGAAGGGAGCGCGCTACGTCCTGACGCATCAGACCGGCAAGAGCCGGGCGCCCCTCGGCTACAAGATCCCGATCCATTACGCCCCCATCAAGGAGATGCTCCGGAGCGGCTATCTGCTGATGAGCGAGAGCGACCCGGGCTTCGATCCGCGCATCGAGGACGTGGTGGGGGTCAAGGTCTTCGCCGCCATCCTCGTCGGGGAGCATGACGAATACGTGATCTCGTTCACGCTCCGGGGCCAGATCCTCAAAGGCAGGACTTCCTACGCCTTGAACACCATCCGCCACGTGATCAACCTCAAGCTCAGGGAGCAGGCCCTTTTCGATCTGCTGCTCGAGGCCCGGGAGATCCAGGTCTCGTTGCTGCCGAAAACGCCTCCCAAGTTCGGCCGCTTCGACATCCACGGCCGCTCGGTGCCGGCCGAGGTGGTGGGCGGCGACCTCTACGATTTCCTCCCCGTCTCCGAAGAGACGCTGGGGCTGGCGATCGCCGACGCCTCGGGGCACGGCCTCCCTGCCGCCCTTCAGGCTCGGGACGTCATCATCGGGCTGCGCATGGGGATGGCGGAAGATCTCAAGATCGTCAAGACGCTGGAGAGGCTGAACCGGGTCATCCACCGCTCCGCCCTGGCGTCCAAGTTCGTCTCGCTTTTCTACGGCGAGCTGGACGCTCTCGGGAACTTCATCTACAGCAACTGCGGACATCCCGCCCCGCTGCTGCTGCACCGGAATCGCTTCCGGGAGCTGTCGGAGGGCGGGCCGGTCCTGGGTCCCAGCCTGGGCATTCGCTACATGCGCGGCTACGTCGCCCTGCGGCCGGGGGACGTCCTGATCCTGTATACCGACGGCGTCTCCGAAGCCATGGACGCGGCCGACGACGAATTCGGCGTCGGACGGATTCGCGACCTCGTGGTCGAGAACGCCGCGCGACCCGCCGCCGACATCGTGGACCGCATCTTCGTCGCCGTCCAGGACCACTCCCGCCTCAAGACGCCGCGCGACGATCAGACCGTCGTGGCCGTCCGGGCCCGCTAA
- a CDS encoding MBL fold metallo-hydrolase: MRARGWPGLCLGLAALLAVLGPPAGGAPAKAPYVIVLGIAQDGGFPQAGCQRECCRRAWNDRSRRRSVASLALVDPESSERWLFDATPDFREQIHLLDAAAPVHGAPALAGIALTHGHIGHYTGLMQLGREVQDARGVPVYAMPRMAEFLRGSGPWSQLVRLGNIVLRPLEDGKEISLNARLRITPFRVPHRDEYTETVGFRIRGPRRTVTFVPDIDRWEKSSVPLKEILAGSDAAYLDGTFFAGDELPGRDMTQVPHPPIVETLAILAALPPAERSKVRFIHLNHTNPALDPGSGAARRIEKAGCRVAEEGERLEL; encoded by the coding sequence ATGCGCGCGCGGGGGTGGCCCGGACTCTGCCTGGGGCTGGCGGCGCTTCTGGCGGTGCTCGGGCCGCCGGCCGGCGGGGCGCCGGCCAAGGCGCCCTACGTCATCGTCCTCGGAATCGCCCAGGACGGCGGATTTCCGCAGGCGGGATGCCAAAGGGAATGCTGCCGCCGGGCCTGGAACGACCGATCGAGGCGCCGCTCGGTGGCCTCGCTGGCGCTGGTGGATCCCGAGTCGTCGGAGCGCTGGCTGTTCGACGCGACGCCCGATTTCCGCGAGCAGATCCACCTTCTCGACGCGGCGGCTCCGGTCCATGGCGCGCCGGCCCTGGCGGGAATCGCTCTGACCCATGGGCACATCGGCCACTACACCGGATTGATGCAGCTCGGCCGCGAAGTCCAGGACGCCCGGGGAGTTCCGGTCTACGCCATGCCCCGGATGGCCGAGTTCCTGCGCGGCTCCGGTCCCTGGAGCCAGCTCGTCCGCCTCGGGAACATCGTCCTCCGGCCCCTCGAGGATGGCAAGGAGATTTCGCTCAACGCGCGCCTCCGGATCACCCCGTTCCGGGTCCCGCATCGCGACGAATATACCGAGACGGTCGGATTCAGGATCCGCGGGCCGCGGAGGACCGTCACCTTCGTCCCGGACATCGATCGGTGGGAGAAATCGAGCGTTCCCTTGAAGGAGATTCTGGCGGGCTCCGACGCCGCCTATCTGGACGGGACTTTCTTCGCCGGAGACGAGCTGCCGGGAAGGGACATGACCCAGGTGCCGCATCCTCCGATCGTGGAGACGCTGGCGATCCTGGCGGCGCTGCCTCCCGCCGAGCGCTCCAAGGTGCGGTTCATCCATCTCAACCACACCAATCCGGCGCTCGATCCGGGCAGCGGCGCGGCGCGCCGCATCGAGAAGGCGGGATGCCGGGTCGCCGAGGAGGGGGAGCGCCTCGAGCTTTGA